A region from the Nocardioides plantarum genome encodes:
- a CDS encoding acyl carrier protein — MATTEEIRADLADIVNEVAGIEPDDVQLDKSFVDDLDVDSLSMVEVVVAAEEKFGVAIPDDEVKNLKTVGDAVAFIERATA, encoded by the coding sequence ATGGCCACCACCGAAGAGATCCGCGCCGACCTCGCCGACATCGTCAACGAGGTCGCCGGCATCGAGCCCGACGACGTCCAGCTCGACAAGTCCTTCGTCGACGACCTCGACGTCGACTCGCTCTCGATGGTCGAGGTGGTCGTGGCCGCCGAGGAGAAGTTCGGCGTCGCCATCCCCGACGACGAGGTCAAGAACCTCAAGACCGTCGGCGACGCCGTGGCCTTCATCGAGCGGGCGACGGCCTAA